The Candidatus Brocadiaceae bacterium genome contains the following window.
CATTGTTTCAGTATCCGAGAATTTTTGATATGAATTTTTGATATTGCAAAAAGACTCTTTTTGTGTTATATTGGCGTAACTGTAATCACCGCTTCCTTTTGCATTGTGCAAACGTTATAAACAAACAGGAGTAACCTTTGACTATTATTAATACTATAAAGGCTCGCGAAATTTTAGATTCCCGGGGAAACCCGACCGTAGAAGTAGACGTTACGTTAGAGAGTGGCGCAAGCGGCCGTTTCGCTGTTCCTTCCGGGGCTTCAACGGGTAAACGTGAGGCGTTGGAATTGCGAGACAGTGATACTCCCTCCCGATATTTGGGCAAAGGAGTACAAACGGCCGTGAAGAATATAAACGAAATTATTTCTCATAAAATAGTGGGAATGGATGCCACCGGCCAGGTAGAAATTGACAATCTTTTGATACAGATGGACGGAACAAAGAATAAGGAAAAACTTGGGGCCAATGCCATCTTGGGAATTTCGCTTGCGGTTGCCAAAGCGGCAGCTAATGCCCTGTTCCTTCCTCTCTATCGCTATATTGGCGGCACAAATGCCAAGGTCTTGCCTGTGCCCATGATGAACATCTTAAACGGCGGTCAACATGCGGATAATAATGTTGATATACAGGAATTCATGATTATGCCTGTCCGCGCAGAGAATTTTCGGGAAGCTCTTCGCATGGGCGCGGAGGTATTTCACCATCTCCGTTCAGTATTGAAGGCCAGAGGGTATAATACCAATGTTGGCGATGAGGGGGGGTTTGCCCCAAATCTTAAAACCAATGAGGAAGCGCTGGATCTGATCCTGGAAGCGATAGGAAAAGCCGGTCATACGGCAGGCAAAGATATTTACCTGGCGCTTGATGCCGCAGCGAGTGAATTTTATCAAAATGGCGCATACGCATTGCAGGCTGAAGGCGGAGTTCAGAAGACCAGCAATGAGATGATCGCTCTTTATGAAAAGCTTTCAAGCAAATATCCCATCTGTAGTTTAGAGGATGGTCTTGCGGAAGAAGATTGGGATGGGTGGAAAACGTTAACAAAAAACCTGGGTAAGAAAATGCAAATTGTCGGTGATGATATTTTTGTGACGAATACTGAAATTCTCACCAGGGGCATTCAGGAAGGAGTGGCAAATTCTATTCTCATCAAAGTAAATCAAATCGGCACACTTACGGAGACGCTGAACGCCATTGAGCTGGCGAAGGCACATGGCTATTCAACCGTTATTTCGCATAGGTCCGGTGAAACAGAAGACACAACGATTGCCGATATTGCCGTAGCCACCAACGCAGGCCAGATAAAAACCGGTTCTCTTTGTAGGACAGATCGAATTTGCAAATATAATCAATTATTGCGTATAGAAGAAGACCTCTCTAACAATGCTATTTATGGAGGTAAACTATGCAAGGTAAAAACATCGTAAAAGGAAATTGTTCAGGCAAGTATTTTAGTAAACTTGTCCTGCTGGTATTAATAACTTCTTCAGTAGTCATCTTGTTTTCTTCTTTAATCAGTAAAAGCCGTCAAGAGCGCTTGCGCCTGGAAGAAGCTGAAAAGACGCTAGAAAAACAGTATGCAAGGCTAAGGACAGAGAACAAACAACTTAATCTTGAATATCCTGCCTTGCTTACCGATCCTGTTCGCATTGAGCAGGAGGCGCGTGAAAAATTGGGATATACCGGGCCGGATGAAATTGTTTATCCGAAGTATTCCTTTCGCGTTAAAAACAGCCAAAAAAACATGCAGGAGAAATCTGTGCCACAAAATACCTGGATACAATTTGTTTTTGAGGAGGCGTTCCCGTGGCAAATTCCCGCCCTAATCATCCTTATTTCTACAGCCTATTTTCTGATCTCGTATCATTATGAATACAGAAAGTTACGTAAACCAGATTGTTAAACATGCAAAACCGGCATCACGCCAACTAGCCTCGGCAAGCACCGCAATAAAAAATATCGCTCTTGGTTATATAGCAGAAGGAATCGTTTCTTCTTTAGAACTGCTTAAGGCGGAAAACGAAAAGGATCTTATTGCGGCGCAAAAGGCAGGGCTGGCAGAATCAGTAATTGATCGCCTGCGTCTTACTGATAAACGGATACTGGGCATGGCGGATGGAATAAGACAGATTATTCATCTTGCTGATCCTGTGGGTGAATGCATCAGCGGATCTGTCCGCCCCAATGGTTTACAAATACAAAAGATTCGTGTGCCTCTCGGGGTCATTGTCATTATTTATGAGTCCAGGCCAAATGTGACCGCCGACGCAGCAGCGTTGTGTTTGAAGTCCGGCAATGCCGTCATATTGCGTGGTGGAAAGGAATCAATACATTCAAATATTGCTAT
Protein-coding sequences here:
- the eno gene encoding phosphopyruvate hydratase; amino-acid sequence: MTIINTIKAREILDSRGNPTVEVDVTLESGASGRFAVPSGASTGKREALELRDSDTPSRYLGKGVQTAVKNINEIISHKIVGMDATGQVEIDNLLIQMDGTKNKEKLGANAILGISLAVAKAAANALFLPLYRYIGGTNAKVLPVPMMNILNGGQHADNNVDIQEFMIMPVRAENFREALRMGAEVFHHLRSVLKARGYNTNVGDEGGFAPNLKTNEEALDLILEAIGKAGHTAGKDIYLALDAAASEFYQNGAYALQAEGGVQKTSNEMIALYEKLSSKYPICSLEDGLAEEDWDGWKTLTKNLGKKMQIVGDDIFVTNTEILTRGIQEGVANSILIKVNQIGTLTETLNAIELAKAHGYSTVISHRSGETEDTTIADIAVATNAGQIKTGSLCRTDRICKYNQLLRIEEDLSNNAIYGGKLCKVKTS
- a CDS encoding septum formation initiator family protein; translated protein: MQGKNIVKGNCSGKYFSKLVLLVLITSSVVILFSSLISKSRQERLRLEEAEKTLEKQYARLRTENKQLNLEYPALLTDPVRIEQEAREKLGYTGPDEIVYPKYSFRVKNSQKNMQEKSVPQNTWIQFVFEEAFPWQIPALIILISTAYFLISYHYEYRKLRKPDC